A single region of the Amphiura filiformis chromosome 7, Afil_fr2py, whole genome shotgun sequence genome encodes:
- the LOC140157265 gene encoding lysosomal amino acid transporter 1 homolog yields the protein MASHFHHPGHHSESGNCSMDHVDWAWDIFHECVTDNVQYAGFMLGLLSILCWMFVFIPQFVLSFRSGNLDDAVSPFFLISWLLGDLSNLIGCLLTHQLGTQIATAYYYIVMDVLILMQYLYYVITNRRKRRLRLDSVVSNGSAPTPKDYNSIPARKEPNHVVYCVGGLYLFTCLYSVQSFGSSKTELHSSRSVGRSLLSVTQGPSAGDEDCRVYFGDTGECLFQDEIELIGYCIGSFSGLFYLGSRLPQIIRNFQRKSVEGLSLLMFILTVLGNTLYGMSILMEDLQPVFIVAHMPWLIGSIGTLTFDCCLLVQFALYHGNRYVKEETEDEEEARRLLNSGVPSESINSAIYS from the exons ATGGCTAGTCATTTTCATCATCCAGGCCACCATTCTGAGTCGGGCAACTGCTCCATGGACCATGTAGACTGGGCATGGGATATCTTCCATGAGTGTGTGACAGATAATGTACAGTATGCAGGATTTATGCTGGGTCTGCTCTCAATTCTCTGTTGGATGTTTGTATTCATACC ACAATTTGTCCTGAGTTTTCGAAGTGGTAATCTGGATGATGCAGTTTCTCCATTCTTTCTTATATCATGGTTACTTGGAGATCTCTCCAATTTGATTGGCTGTTTACTCACTCATCAGCTTGGAACTCAG ATTGCCACCGCTTATTATTATATAGTCATGGATGTCCTTATCTTAATGCAGTATTTATATTATGTTATCACAAATAGGAGGAAGAGGAGATTACGGCTGGATTCAGTTG tttcAAATGGATCAGCACCAACACCAAAAGATTATAATTCAATTCCTGCCAGAAAAGAACCAAACCATGTAGTATACTGTGTTGGGGGACTATACCTATTCACATGTTTATATTCAGTGCAATCATTTGGATCGTCTAAAACTGAGTTGCATAGTAGTAGATCAGTTGGACGGTCTTTATTATCAGTAACTCAGGGGCCTTCAGCAGGTGATGAAGATTGTAGAGTTTACTTTGGTGATACTGGGGAGTGTCTATTTCAG GATGAGATTGAGCTTATAGGATATTGCATCGGCAGTTTTTCAGGATTATTTTATTTAGGATCACGTCTTCCACAAATTATCAGAAAT TTTCAGCGTAAATCAGTAGAAGGACTATCATTGTTGATGTTCATCTTAACGGTGCTAGGTAACACATTATATGGGATGTCTATACTGATGGAGGACCTACAACCTGTCTTCATTGTGGCTCATATGCCTTGGCTCATTGGCAGTATAGGAACGCTTACCTTTGACTGCTGT CTTCTTGTTCAATTTGCGTTATATCATGGCAATAGATATGTGAAAGAAGAAACT